GATTAACCTTACTGGCGCGCGCGGTTGGGATAATGGCGTGGTGCGCATCGACTTTTTTATCATCCCAACAGCGGTTCTTCTGATCGGGGTTAAAGTCCGTTGGCGGTGTCAGATTGGGCTGATGGGCCTTAATCGCGTTCAATACTGCCTGGCGCCCGGCAAAATGCTCATCGGGCAGATAACGGCTATCGGAACGTGGGTAAGTAATCAGTTTATGGGTTTCGTACAGGCGCTGGCAGCAATCCAGCACATTCTGCGCACTGAGGCCATAACGCTTACCCGCCTCAATCTGCAGGCCAGACAGAGAGTAAGGCAGCGGCGCGGTATCGGATTCACGTTTATCGTTGTATCCGGTGACTAGCGCAGGTTTGCCATTGATGCGCTCCAGCACATGATCTGCCAGCGGACGGTGCAGCAGCCGCCCCTCTTCATCCTGCCAGGGTTCACAGGCATCGCTCGGCACCCAGCTAGCAACAAAACGTTCTTCTTTTGGCGTAACGATGTGCGCTTTGACTTCGAAGTAATCCTTCGGGATAAAGTTCTCAATCTCTTCATCACGCCGCACCACCAAACCCAGTACCGGCGTTTGTACACGGCCGACCGACAGCACGCCATCGTAACCGGCATTACGCCCCAGCAAGGTCCATGCGCGGGTCATATTGATGCCATACAGCCAGTCAGCACGCGACCGCGCTAGCGCAGACACACAGAGTGGAATGAATTCACGGTTCTCACGTAAGCGTCCGACGGCACGCTCCACTGCCGAAGGATTGAGATCGTTAATCAGGCAACGCTGTACCGTTTGGCGTTTTTCTGGCGCGAGTTGCAGATAATCCAGCACCTCATCCACCAGTAGTTGCCCTTCACGGTCGGGGTCACCCGCATGCACTACCATGCTGGCTTGCTGCAACAATCCTTCAATCACTTTCAGCTGCTTCGCCACCGAGGGACGCGGCTGCAAGCGCCACTTTTCCGGAATGATCGGCAAATCGGCCAGATTCCAGCGCGCATAGCGGCTGTCATAACTGTCGGGCTGCGCCTGCTCCAGCAGGTGCCCGACACACCAGGTCACAACCTGGTCATTCCCACAGGCAATATAGCCGTCGCCGCGTCGATGCGGCTTCGGCAACACGTCGGCAATCGCACGCGCTAAGCTGGGTTTTTCGGCAATAAACAAACGCATGAATGGCGTCGTTCCTTAACGTCAGGTAACTACGGTAATCAAAGGACGATCAGATTCGGCGGCAAATAGCTCACCAATCGACGCAATTTGCACGCCTGCTTCAGCAGCACAGCGCGTGAACGCCTCGATAGCGCTGGGTTGAACCGCCACCAGCAGGCCGCCGGACGTTTGCGGATCGCACAGCAGCGCACGGGTGGCATCATCGACTGGTGAAACATGCGCACCGTAACTGGCGAAATTACGGCTGGTGCCGCCCGGCACTGCTCCAGCGGCAATATAATCATCAACACCCGCTAAACGCGGTACATTTGCCGCGTTCACCTCGGCTCGCAATCCAGAACCGTGACAGATTTCGCTGAGGTGACCCAGTAAGCCAAAACCGGTCACATCAGTCATGGCGCTAACGCCCGCGAGTTTGGCAAACTCCGCCCCGGCGCTATTTAGCTGACACATCACATCTGCAGCCAGCGCCTGATGTTCAGGCCGCAGCAGGCCTTTTTTCTCAGCGGTAGTGAGGATACCGATGCCCAGCGGTTTGGTGAGAAACAGCTGACATCCGGCCTGCGCCGCGCTGTTCTTTTTCACGCGCGCCACATCAACAATGCCGGTCACGGCCAGACCGAAAATTGGCTCAGGCGCATCAATCGAATGGCCGCCAGCCAGCGCAATACCCGCAGCCTGACAGGCTGCCCGCCCACCGTCGACCACTTGCTGCGCCACTTCCGGACTCAGCACATTCACCGGCCAGCCTAAAATGGCGATCGCCATGATCGGTTTTCCGCCCATTGCGTAGATATCGCTAATGGCGTTAGTGGCGGCGATACGGCCAAAGGTAAAAGGATCGTCGACGATCGGCATAAAGAAATCGGTGGTGCTAACCACTGCCGTACCGTTACCTAGATCGTATACCGCAGCATCATCGCGCGTTTCATTCCCCACCAGCAGTTGCGGATCGTGGAACGGAGCCAACTCACTGCGGAGAATGGTTTCCAATATCTGCGGCGAAATTTTGCAGCCGCATCCAGCACCATGGCTGTATTGCGTTAAACGAAGAGGTTCACTCATGGCGACGTCCTTATGCGCTGATCAGAAGGCGCTATGTTAGCCTGGCTGTTCGCGGGTGGTAAGTGCTGCACGACCTAACCTCGATCTTTCGCACAGGCTTTGTGCAATCTCTGCAACAGCGCTTAACGTGCCGCAAAAGCCTGCTGCTGTCTGTCAGAAATAACTGACAAACTGCGCCGTGTCAGGCGCCACCACGGTAGTGTTGGCTTTCAACTGCGGCGTGCCCAGATAGAGGAAGCCGACAATGGCATCCTGTTCACGGCAGCCGAAGGCTTGGCGTACTGATGGATGATCGGTCCAGGGGCCGCTGCGCCAGATGCCGTTGAAGCCTTGTGCCACGGCGGCCATTTGCATTGCCATCACCGCGCAACTGGCAGAAGCCAACTGTTCCCAATGCGGTACTTTGGCGTTCTCTTCACAATGCGCCACCACGGTGATAATCATCGGCGCGCGAAATGGCGCAGCCGCCGCTTTGTCGATGGCTTTCTGCTCAAGATCGCTGTCACGTGCGGCTTGTTCCAGTAATTTGCCAAAGCGGTCGCGCCCTTCATTTTCGATAATGATGAAGCGCCACGGCTGCAGCGTGCCATGATCCGGCGCGCGTAACGCTGCGTGCAGAATATTTTGCAGCGCTTCGCCCGCTGGGGCCGGTTCTGCCAGACGCGATGCCGAGCGGCGATTAACTAATAAGTCCAGTGCATCCATTATTCTTCTCCCATGAATAAAAAGCGTGGGCTAATCCTGGCACAGCACGATCTTTTGTAACAGTCTGGCGCGATTTCCTGCTGACATTTCGCACGCCGCTCTTTAGGATGAACCCGACATCGGGGCAGACCGCGTGCTGGCTGCCCTGTTACGTGAATATGGAGAGTTTATGCGCACATTGTGGCGAATTATTTCCGGTCTGTTCCGCTGGACGTGGCGGGTGCTGAATTTTATTCGGGAATTTATTCTTAATTTATTTCTTATTGTATTGATCCTGGCGGGCGTTGGGATTTGGATGCAAGTTTCCAGTTCCAGCAACAGTGAACCCGTTCAGCAAGGCGCGCTGAAAATCGATCTGAGCGGCGTGCTGGTCGATAAACCTTCGGTCAGCAATCGTCTGAGTCGTATTAGCCGTCAATTGTTAGGCGCAAATGGCGATCGCCTGCAGGAGAACTCACTGTTTGATGTGGTGGATGCGATTCGCCAGGCGAAAACCGATAAAAACATTACCGGTATTGTGCTGGAGTTACGTGACTTCGCTGGTGGCGATCAACCTTCGCTGCAATATGTCGGTAAAGCGCTGCGTGAATTCCGTGATGCCGGAAAACCGATTTATGCGGTCGGCGACAGCTACAGCCAGGCGCAATACTACATCGCCAGCTATGCCAACAAAGTTTACCTGTCGCCACAAGGCACGGTGGATTTACACGGTTTCGCGACTAACGGCCTGTATTACAAAAGCCTGCTGGATAAGCTGAAAGTCAGCTCGCACGTGTTCCGCGTGGGTACTTATAAATCTGCGGTTGAGCCGTTCCTGCGTGACGATATGTCACCTGAAGCGCGTGATGCCGACGGCCGTTGGGTGGGTCAGCTGTGGCAGAACTACCTGAACACCGTTGCAGCCAATCGCCAGATTACCGCCGATCAGCTCTTCCCTGGTGCTGCTGGCATTATTAGTGGCCTGCAAGCTGTTCAGGGCGATACGGCAAAATACGCGCTGAACAATAAATTAGTCGATGTGCTTGATACGCGCGCAGCCGCCGATCAGGAGCTGGTCAAAACGTTCGGCTGGGACAAAGCGAATAACGATTATCGTAGCGTAAGTATCTACGACTATAACGTTAAACAACCGCCGCAAAGTCAGGATGGGAACATCGCGGTAATCCTCGCTAGCGGTGCCATCATGGACGGTGAAGAGAGCGCGGGGAATGTCGGTGGTGATACCACCGCATCGCAGATTCGCGATGCGCGTCTTGACCCGAAAATTAAAGCGATTGTACTGCGTGTTAATAGCCCTGGCGGCAGCGTAACGGCATCAGAAGCGATTCGTGAAGAGCTAGCGGCAGCACACGATGCCGGCAAACCGGTAGTGGTTTCCATGGGTGGTATGGCGGCTTCAGGAGGTTACTGGATTTCCACACCTGCCGATTACATCGTGGCGGCACCGAGCACGCTTACCGGTTCGATCGGTATCTTTGGCGTGATTAATACCGTGGAAAACAGCCTGAGCTCGGTTGGCGTGCACACTGACGGTGTCGCGACTTCACCACTGGCGGATGTCGCGACCACCAAAGCTCTGCCGCCTGAAGTACAACAGCTGATGCAGCTCACCATCGAGAATGGTTATCGCAACTTTGTTGGTTTGGTCGCCACTTCACGCCATAAAACGCCTGAGCAAATTAATGCTATTGCACAAGGCCACGTCTGGACCGGCAGCGATGCCAAAGCTAATGGTTTAGTTGATGCGCTGGGAGACTTTGACGACGCCGTGGCAAAAGCCGCCGAGTTGGCGAAAGTCGCGAAACCGGAACTAAGTTGGTATCAGGATGAACCGGGCATGCTCGATTTATTGCTGAATCAGATGAACGCTTCGGTGCAGGCGGTATTGCCCGCAGCGTTGAAAGTCTGGCTACCTGCTCCGATGCTTGATGTGATGAGCGCGGTTAAACAGCAGCCTGGCCTGCTTAATAATCTCAACGATCCGCAAAATCGCTACGCTTTCTGCCTCAACTGCGGCAACGTACGCTAATCTTTACAGCCCGGCCGCTGGTCGGGCTGCTTTTCGTTCGCAATCCCCTTATACTGCGCGCTTTACGGCAAGTCTGAGTTTCATCATGCAAAAGAAAAATATCTATGTAGCCTACACAGGCGGCACCATCGGGATGCAGCGCTCTGCGCAGGGCTACATTCCGGTCTCCGGTCATTTACAGCAGCAGCTGGCAAACATGCCCGAATTCCACCGGCCTGAAATGCCCGATTTTACTATCCATGAATATCAGCCGCTGATGGACTCCTCGGACATGACGCCGCAGGATTGGCAATCGATTGCTAATGATATTCAGCAAAACTACGACCTTTATGACGGTTTTGTCATTTTGCATGGCACCGATACCATGGCGTTCACCGCTTCGGCGCTCTCATTTATGCTGGAAAACCTCGCTAAGCCGGTCATCGTTACCGGTTCGCAAATTCCACTGGCGGAGCTGCGTTCCGATGGACAGCAAAATCTGCTGAACTCGCTGTACGTCGCAGCGAATTATCCAATCAGTGAAGTCGCCCTGTTCTTCAACAACACGCTGTTCCGTGGCAATCGTACCACCAAGGCACACGCTGATGGCTTTAATGCCTTCGCTTCCCCGAATCTATCACCGCTACTCGAAGCTGGAATTCACATTCGTCTGCTGAATACTCCGCCGGCACCACAAGG
The sequence above is drawn from the Pantoea nemavictus genome and encodes:
- a CDS encoding DNA topoisomerase III, coding for MRLFIAEKPSLARAIADVLPKPHRRGDGYIACGNDQVVTWCVGHLLEQAQPDSYDSRYARWNLADLPIIPEKWRLQPRPSVAKQLKVIEGLLQQASMVVHAGDPDREGQLLVDEVLDYLQLAPEKRQTVQRCLINDLNPSAVERAVGRLRENREFIPLCVSALARSRADWLYGINMTRAWTLLGRNAGYDGVLSVGRVQTPVLGLVVRRDEEIENFIPKDYFEVKAHIVTPKEERFVASWVPSDACEPWQDEEGRLLHRPLADHVLERINGKPALVTGYNDKRESDTAPLPYSLSGLQIEAGKRYGLSAQNVLDCCQRLYETHKLITYPRSDSRYLPDEHFAGRQAVLNAIKAHQPNLTPPTDFNPDQKNRCWDDKKVDAHHAIIPTARASKVNLTENEANIYGLIARQYLMQFCPDAVFRKCVIDLDIGGGKFIAKARFLAEAGWRALLGSKERDEENDGTPLPVVSKGDELLCERGEVLAKQTQPPRPFTDATLLSAMTGIARFVQDKELKKVLRATDGLGTEATRAGIIELLFRRTFLVKKGRYIHSTEAGRALIHALPEMAARPDMTAQWESTLTRISEKACRYDEFMQPLVSTLIGLIGEARQRPSLQAFRGLTAPGLKKRAKPKTARRKTKETE
- the selD gene encoding selenide, water dikinase SelD; this translates as MSEPLRLTQYSHGAGCGCKISPQILETILRSELAPFHDPQLLVGNETRDDAAVYDLGNGTAVVSTTDFFMPIVDDPFTFGRIAATNAISDIYAMGGKPIMAIAILGWPVNVLSPEVAQQVVDGGRAACQAAGIALAGGHSIDAPEPIFGLAVTGIVDVARVKKNSAAQAGCQLFLTKPLGIGILTTAEKKGLLRPEHQALAADVMCQLNSAGAEFAKLAGVSAMTDVTGFGLLGHLSEICHGSGLRAEVNAANVPRLAGVDDYIAAGAVPGGTSRNFASYGAHVSPVDDATRALLCDPQTSGGLLVAVQPSAIEAFTRCAAEAGVQIASIGELFAAESDRPLITVVT
- a CDS encoding NAD(P)H nitroreductase produces the protein MDALDLLVNRRSASRLAEPAPAGEALQNILHAALRAPDHGTLQPWRFIIIENEGRDRFGKLLEQAARDSDLEQKAIDKAAAAPFRAPMIITVVAHCEENAKVPHWEQLASASCAVMAMQMAAVAQGFNGIWRSGPWTDHPSVRQAFGCREQDAIVGFLYLGTPQLKANTTVVAPDTAQFVSYF
- the sppA gene encoding signal peptide peptidase SppA; the encoded protein is MRTLWRIISGLFRWTWRVLNFIREFILNLFLIVLILAGVGIWMQVSSSSNSEPVQQGALKIDLSGVLVDKPSVSNRLSRISRQLLGANGDRLQENSLFDVVDAIRQAKTDKNITGIVLELRDFAGGDQPSLQYVGKALREFRDAGKPIYAVGDSYSQAQYYIASYANKVYLSPQGTVDLHGFATNGLYYKSLLDKLKVSSHVFRVGTYKSAVEPFLRDDMSPEARDADGRWVGQLWQNYLNTVAANRQITADQLFPGAAGIISGLQAVQGDTAKYALNNKLVDVLDTRAAADQELVKTFGWDKANNDYRSVSIYDYNVKQPPQSQDGNIAVILASGAIMDGEESAGNVGGDTTASQIRDARLDPKIKAIVLRVNSPGGSVTASEAIREELAAAHDAGKPVVVSMGGMAASGGYWISTPADYIVAAPSTLTGSIGIFGVINTVENSLSSVGVHTDGVATSPLADVATTKALPPEVQQLMQLTIENGYRNFVGLVATSRHKTPEQINAIAQGHVWTGSDAKANGLVDALGDFDDAVAKAAELAKVAKPELSWYQDEPGMLDLLLNQMNASVQAVLPAALKVWLPAPMLDVMSAVKQQPGLLNNLNDPQNRYAFCLNCGNVR
- the ansA gene encoding asparaginase, encoding MQKKNIYVAYTGGTIGMQRSAQGYIPVSGHLQQQLANMPEFHRPEMPDFTIHEYQPLMDSSDMTPQDWQSIANDIQQNYDLYDGFVILHGTDTMAFTASALSFMLENLAKPVIVTGSQIPLAELRSDGQQNLLNSLYVAANYPISEVALFFNNTLFRGNRTTKAHADGFNAFASPNLSPLLEAGIHIRLLNTPPAPQGKGALIVHPITPQPIGVVTIYPGISADVVRNFLRQPVKALILRSYGVGNAPQNAEFLSELQQASDRGIVVVNLTQCMSGKVNMGGYATGNALEHAGVISGFDLTVEATLTKLHFLLSQDLTSAEIRAKMQQNLRGELTED